One Megalops cyprinoides isolate fMegCyp1 chromosome 23, fMegCyp1.pri, whole genome shotgun sequence genomic region harbors:
- the cav1 gene encoding caveolin-1, whose protein sequence is MTGGASDEGAEEFIHSPFIRKQGNIYKPNNKSMDNDSLNEKTMQDVHTKEIDLVNRDPKRLNEDVVKVDFEDVIAEPAGTYSFDGVWKASFTTFTVTKYWCYRLLTALVGIPLALVWGIFFAILSFIHIWAVVPCVKSYLIEIQCVSRVFSICVHTFCDPFFEAMGKCLSSIRVSVTKEV, encoded by the exons ATGACTGGAGGAGCCTCGGACGAAGGCGCAGAG GAATTTATTCACTCGCCATTCATTAGGAAACAAGGGAATATATACAAACCCAACAACAAAAGCATGGATAACGACAGTCTTAATGAGAAGACAATGCAAGATGTTCACACGAAAGAAATCGACCTAGTCAACCGGGACCCCAAGCGCTTAAATGAGGATGTTGTTAAG GTGGACTTCGAGGACGTGATCGCGGAGCCGGCCGGCACCTACAGCTTTGACGGCGTGTGGAAGGCCAGCTTCACCACCTTCACCGTGACCAAGTACTGGTGCTACCGGCTGCTGACGGCACTGGTGGGCATCCCACTGGCGCTGGTCTGGGGAATCTTCTTCGCCATCCTCTCCTTCATACACATCTGGGCAGTGGTGCCGTGCGTGAAGAGCTACCTGATCGAGATCCAGTGTGTCAGCCGGGTCTTCTCCATCTGCGTGCACACCTTCTGTGACCCCTTCTTTGAGGCCATGGGCAAGTGCCTCAGCAGCATCCGAGTGAGCGTGACCAAGGAGGTGTAG